Part of the Paenibacillus guangzhouensis genome is shown below.
TGCATACTTCACATGCTTACCAAGGCCTTTGATTTCTGCCACTCCCGGTCCGCCAGCGGACAGAGTGCGGACTTTAGCCTCAGGTTTCTTCGTTCCATAAGCAACAATTTTGTGTGTCGCCTTGGATTTATAGGTCTTATCAACCATTTTACTCGAAACCAACTTGCCATCCTCGAAGACTTTCTCGATCTTCTGAACAACAAGCCCAGACTTACCGTCTTGAATCAGCTTTTGTTTGCCTTGTAAGAGCGTTGCATCGGGCTTTTTGATGAATTCAAAAGGAACCGATACTTCGCGATTTACCAATTTCGTATTGACGCGTGTAATCTTAATATCCAATTTGTTCGAAATCGGTGTATTCAGCGCAGGTGTAATTTTATCGTCTTCAGATAATTTTATATTCGCAGCTGCAAGTACTTCTTTGACTGTTTTTTCGGTCGTAAACAAATTTTTTGTCTGACCATCTGCTGTGACAAGAACGGGAACCGCACGCCAAATTTCTACGCTGTCGCCATCTTTAAGCTCTGCTTGGAGCGGCATCGACAGTTTGTCGTATGCGCCGACTTGTATAGCTTGTTCATCCAGTAGGTGCTGTAATACTGTGTTTGTCGTTTCGACCTGGATATGTTGTCCGTCTACCACCAGAGAAATGTTCTTCTTGGCGTAAACATTCAGCACCACCATTAACATGAAAGTCATCGCGAGTGACATAAGAGCCACGAGTGATATCAAACGCACGTTTTCATGCATCCATCGCAATGCGAAAGACATGCTGGATGATCGTGTACCATGGGATTCCTCCGTTTGAAAAACGCCCACGTCTAGACCTCCTTCATAGTCCCGCCGTCAGGTGTTACGCATGATTCTAAATTGACGAAGACTATATACTGTATTTTTGCACAGGTAATCGCATCTACCTTGCATGTGATCATCTGTACACCATCCTTTGTCAGGTACGTCCCTCACCTCCTGCTTGTAACAGTATGACGTCCTAATCAACTTTATTCAAAAAGAAAAGAAGCCTAGCGTAAAGAGGGTCTCTTTCGTGGCTTCCTGCTGGAAACGAATAGTTGATGGCCGCACGAGGGTACCTCTCCCTGCACGCTTACGAGGTTAGCTGTCGGATTCGGACGTGAGAGTCGCCCTAAGGATCCAATCCCGCTCATGGCGAGAAGCACCCTATTCACCCCTTTAAGAAATCAATTACGAACCCTCCTGAGAAGGTCCATATCGGTTCCCCCGCTCTCCATATTGGAGACTCAGCGATACAAAATGGATGGAACAATATTCAAACTCTGATTTGAATCATACTCTGAATGCTCTATGCTTGTAAAGAAGACACCAAACTCATTTTTTCATATTAATGGTTAAAATTTTGTAATATTCTTCGATTTTTCAGATGAAAGGCACCTATTTCACCCGTTTATTAAGTTTCTTCTTTCATTTTCTCCGTTTTTCATCCTAAGCGGAAACAAGCTTGGGCATTTTTCATCGTAATTTTAGCAACTTCTTCCAAATTTAACCCTTTTATTTCCGCCGCTGCCTCCGCAACCAGACGCACATAACCTGTCTCATTTCGCTTCCCTCGGTAGGGGTGCGGAGTCAAATATGGGGAGTCCGTCTCGATCAAAAAACGGTCATTCGGGACGTTCGCAAGCACCTCTTTTGGGACCCTTGCGTTCTTGAATGTAATTGGACCTCCAAATGAGATATAGAAGCCCAAATCCAGGCATTGTTTGGCAATTTCCCAACTTCCCGAGAAGCAGTGCATAACGCCCCCGCATTCCTCTGCATGCTCTTCACGCAGAATGCGAACAACATCCTCATGCGCATCACGATTATGAATGACAATCGGCATATTCAGGCGTTTCGCTAGCCGAATTTGTTCACGAAAAACATGGTGCTGCACATCCTTCGGTGAGGTATCCCAGTAGTAGTCCAGTCCGATCTCACCAATCGCCACGACTTTCTCATGCGCGCATAGTTGCTCGATCCACTCCAGGTCTCCTGGCTGCATCGTAATTGCGTCTTGTGGGTGCCAACCGACGGCCGCGTAGATGAAATCGTATTTCTCTGCCAATTCCATCGTCGTCGGGATCGTCTCGCGGTTGAAGCCGATGTTGATCATCTTGGTCACGCCTTGCTCCAGCGCTCTTGCAATGACTTCCTCCCGATCTTCGTCGAATTGTTCTGCGTCTAAATGCGTATGTGTGTCGAATAACATCAGTCCATAATCTCCTTCGAATGTCTTAATTTGATATCTTTTGCCCATGAATTATGTCGTATGCATATCGAATAAATTGGCAATTTCCCGATCTAACAGATGGGCGACGGCCCGTAGTTTATTTTCCGGAAAATATAGATGAAATTTGCCTTTGCGAATGCCGCTGATCGAACGTACAATTTCGGACACTTCGGATATTTCCCGCAGCTGTTCACGGCGATCTAGGAGCACAATCTGCTTGCCCATCGGATGCTCTCCGGAACGATATATCGAGTACGATAAATCGGTTGGCGAGTCGATTTCCAGATCGTAAGCAGGATTTAACCCGGCATGTACGAATTGCTCACGTATTTTATTCTTTTGCTGGTCATCCAAGTGATCTAATGTGACATACTTATAGAGCCTCCGCTCCATGAAGCGATCGCATAGGTCGGCCAAAATCTCATCCTTCTCCTGTGTCCACTGCATAAATAATGTCTGAATAAGCGCTTCATCTAAGCGGATATATTGTTCCATCGAAATTTTTCCTTCAAATAAAGAAGGCAATGGCTCGAGCATAAATTGGAAAGGATACCCGCCCTGATACAATTCCTGTGCACGCTTAAAAATTTGTCTCAATATAATCTCGGAGCTTCGCGTCACGGGGTGGAAATATACCTGCCAGTACATCTGGTACCTCGACATTAAATAATCTTCGATTGCGTGCATGCCGCTCTCCTTCACGACAATGCGGCCCCGATAAGGTCTTAACACCCGGAGAATGCGATCCATGTCGAATGTCCCGTAGTTCACACCGGTAAAATAAGCATCTCGAAGCAAGTAATCCATCCGATCCGCATCCAGCGCACTGGAAACGAGGTGAACAACAATAGGTTTATCGTACGTCTTCTGAATAACAGATGCAACCCGCTCCGGGAAGTCGTCCGAGATCCGCTTTAGAATCTCATGGATCTCTGAGTTCTCCCTTATGATTCGACAAGTCCAATCCTCATGATGCATCTTGAACGCTTCCTCGATCGAATGCGAGAATGGTCCATGGCCAAGATCATGCAGCAGTGCTGCACATAGCGCAAGAAGACGCTCTTCTTGCGGCCAATCAACATACCCGCTTCGTTCGAATTGCGATATGATTCTACGCGTTATCTCATATACACCTAAGGAATGGGAGAATCGACTGTGCTCCGCGCCATGGAAGGTCAAGTAGGACGTACCTAATTGCCGTATGCGACGTAGACGTTGGAATTCTTTGGCATTAATCAAGTCCCAAATGGTCTGATCCTGCACGTGAATATACTTATGTACCGGGTCTTTAAATACCTTTTCTTCTTGTAATTGTAAACTATACAATAAACTCACCCTCCCTATAGAACTAGAATAAAGTCGTACAACTATAGATTTTGTCGAATCATGTCATTTTCGTTTTTCCAATTGATTTTCGTAGATTTTTAGACCCAAAAACCCGTCTTCCCTTTGTTTATCTACAACTAGTAGAAGTCCATATATTACTAAGTCTAGCACCGATTTTATAGGTTGACTATTTTGGGAATGCTTGGTACTATTATATTTATGAAAAACATAGAATTATGTCGACATTTGTCGATTCTTTAATTGGTGAGAGGAGCAATATCAAAATGATGAAAAGTACGGGCATTGTAAGAAAAGTTGATGAGTTGGGCCGCGTCGTTATTCCGATTGAACTGCGTCGCACATTAGGCATTGGAGAGAAGGACGCGCTTGAGATCTATGTTGATGGTGAGCGTATTATGCTTAAGAAGTACGAGCCAGCTTGCATTTTCTGTGGTAATGCCGAGAACGTTACATACTTTAAAGGAAAAATTATTTGTCACGAATGCCTATCTGATATCCCAACACCTGTGACAAAATAAAAAAATTAGTATATAATAGATTTACCAAACTTATTAATTCTAACCTTTTTATATCTCCTTGGTACCTTCCGTGGCCTAACCTGCCCAGAAGGTATATTTTTTTTCTCCATATGGAAGTTCAAAATCGACTTATGATCACGAGGCTCCTCGAGAAGTGTATTCGACATCGAATCTTGCGCTCAGCCTTGAATAGCATATGCTTCCGATGTATGTTTCCTTTGGAAACATTTCAGGTGCTCATTTAGGTTTCGCCTAAACTCCGCTCCTCTTTCTTCGACTTCACGCAACCTAAGCATATGCTTCCGATGTAGTTTTCTTCGAAAACTTTCAGATGCTGATAAGCCGATTTTGAACCTTTATTTAAAGACATAGCTTAATCCAAAACCTATAATTACAATAAAGAGTTATAAATATCCCGCCGTGAGACGTTGCGATCTGCCGCAGCCTGTTTCATGGCTTCTTTGCGATTGCCCCCGTTACGCTCCTCATAATGCGCGACATGCGCTTCGATCGACAGCGACTCCCACCATACCGTCTGGTCTGCCGACTCTAAGCCATCAGAAGGCTCTAACACAAGACAATATTCCCCTTGGGGCGGATGCTCCTCCAGCCAAGAGAGACATTCTTCAATGGTCCCACGAGCGAACTCCTCATATTTCTTCGTCAGTTCCCTCGCCATTACGACCCGGCGGTTCCCTAGCACCCTGTGCATATGTTCTAATGTCTTCGACACGCGATGTGGTGACTCATAGAACAGCAATGTGCCTTCGGCCATACGCAGAGACTCCAGTACTTGCTCCACCGATTTCTTATCCCGTGGCAAGAATCCGACGAACGTAAACCGTTCCGTAGGCAACCCCGATACGATAAGCGCCGATAAAGCTGCATTCGCACCCGGAATCGGCACGACCGAGATGCCATTTTCGATCGCGAGCGCCACAAGATCTGTCCCAGGATCAGAAATGGCCGGCAGACCCGCGTCGCTGACGAGTGCTATATTTTTTCCTTCTATTAAAAAACGGATCAGCTCTGGACCGCTCGCATGTTTATTATGCTCATGATAGCTGTATAACGTTTTCGACGGGATTTCAAAATGCGAGAGCAATTTTCGGCTCTGGCGCGTATCTTCTGCCGCAATGACATCCACTTCTTGTAATGTGCGTACCGCACGATAAGTCATATCCTCCAAATTGCCGATCGGCGTTGCAACCAAATATAGCGTACCTGACGTCTGGTCCGGCCCCGGCTGAAAGCTTTTCTGTAAATTCCAAGTCATGTCGTTCCCCCCTCAGTAGACCCGTAGTAGATATGCATCAGTTCCTCGCAATACATATTGTTCTCATTATAGACAATGAGAGGTGGTAATAACCGAAGGTCCGGCTTACCGTCACGAATGGCCTCAATCAACACCATATTCGCTTCCTGATCCATCCTTGGATGCACGAAGCGAATTCGTTTGGGCTCAAGCTTGTGCTCCCGCATCATGCTAATGATCTCGCCAAGTCTCGATGGTCGATGAACCATCGACACCTTCCCGCCCGTCCGAATCAGCCGCTTGCAAGCAACAATAACATCTTCCAACGTACAACCAAGCTCATGCCTTGCCATCGCTTGATGCACATTGAGCTTATGCTCCCCGGTTAACATTTTCATATATGGCGGATTAACGGTAATGGCATCATAGACTTCATATCCGACTTCCTGATAATACGTCTTCAAATCCCCTTGCACCATGCGAATTCTCTCTTGCAGCCCGTTCATTTCAACACTTCTGCTAGCCATATCATGCAGACGGGGTTGAATTTCTACCCCATCGATCTGTGCTTCTGTCCGTGTGGAGAGAAGGAGAGGAACGACACCATTGCCTGTACACAAATCGAGAATACGTCCCCGTTTGGGAATGGAGGCGAACCGCGCCAATAAGACAGCATCCATCGAGAAGCTGAATACTTCATCACTCTGGATGATTCGAAGTTCATGCGTGAGCAGATCATCTATCCGCTCCGACGGCTGTAATAACTGTTCATTCAAGACGTTCTCTTGCTCCCTTCGCAATCAATTAAAAAAAACCGTAGGCAGAGTCTACCTACGGTCGTTATTTATTCAAAAATGACAGACAGAACAGGCAATCGCCTTCAGTCCGCAAATGTCCGTAATATACGTTACAAATATGAAACCCTTCATGATACAAACGAGCCAGATTATCATGGCCTTCACCGACAATGGCACTTGCTGCTGCATTCGCCATCGCTTCCGCATGAGCCGGAACCTTCGACGATTTAGGAACGGCAACGGCTTGGTTCTGAGCCTCGACATGGACATGCTGTTCTTGCGGCATGGATTCTCGCTTCAGCACACGTCTTAACTGCTGGTTCTCCATACTGAGTCGTTTGTTTTCCTCCAACAACTGCTTAATCACGAGCTTCAGTTCACCTAATTGCTCATGCAGGTTCCCTGCTTGTGATTCAATATTATGAATTTGTGTGAAAATCTCTTTTTTCTCCAAGTTCCCACCCCAGAGCGATCAATTGTACTTATTTTACCACAACATCATCAAAAGGAAGTTCTTTCACTTTACCCAAATCAAATATTTGAACGTGTACGGTGCGCTCACCCGCATTGATACCTACGACTTTTCCTTCACCGTATGAAGTAACAACAAGTTTACCGGTGCTTGGAAGTTCTTCCTTCACGCTTTCATAGTTATCATGCTCAAATTTCAAGCAACACATGAGACGTCCGCATAAACCGGATATTTTCGTTGGATTTAAGGATAAGTTCTGGTCTTTCGCCATCTTGATCGAGACCGGCTCGAAATCTCCAAGCCAGGATGAACAACATAAAATACGTCCGCATGGGCCAATGCCGCCCAGCATCTTCGCTTCATCACGAACACCGATCTGACGAAGTTCAATCCTTGTCCGAAAAATGCTCGCTAAGTCCTTAACCAGTTCCCTAAAATCTACACGCCCTTCGGCAGTAAAATAGAAAATGATTTTATTCCGATCGAACGTAAACTCGACGTCCACCAATTTCATCTTCAATTGATGATCTCGGATTTTATCTAAACACGTTGTGAGCGCATTTCGTGCTGCAAATTTGTTCTCTTCAACAATACGTGCATCGTTATCATCTGCGATCCGAATGACTTTCTTTAGCGGTAAGACGACATCTGACTCGCCTACGCTCTTCGGCCCAATGACAACCTTGCCGTATTCTACGCCGCGTACCGTCTCCACAATCACATGCTGATCTCGCTCGACCGGCAGGTCTAATGGATCGAAATAATAGATTTTGCCCGCTTTCTTGAAACGGACACCCACCACGTTGTACACACTAACCCCCCTGTACTCCAACTAGGAATTGTTCAAAAGCTAACTGCGGATTCACATTCGCGCGCAGACGCTTCTGCATGTCCGTCGCCAGCTCCATACAGCGCACCCACGATTCCGCGTCGCGAGTAAACGCATATTTGCTGATCGATTCCAGCTGATCTATGAAAATGATACTTTCTGTTCGGTTGACTTGATAATGAATCATATCTTTGAACCAAAGCAGGAATAATTGCATTAGAGTGTCCAGATGTTCAGCCAGTGGTGTCTTGAACAGCTGCTGATGCGCTGTCACCATCGCCGTATTCATCTGATTTAGACAATCCTTACCTAATTGTAACATTAGATTTCGAATTTCTGCAAACCAATTCTGTTGGATAATTTCTCTACATGCATCAAGTCCAGAAGCAAGATGAACGACACAGCGTGCCGTTGTCTGCGGATATCCTTCTTGGACTAAAATCTGCATCATTGTCTCCGGGTCCATCGGGGTAAATGGAATCCACTCTGCTCGCGATTGTATGGTGGGCAACATCGCTTGTCCATTCTCCGTGAGGAGAATAGCGACGACAGGAGACAAGGGCTCTTCCAAAAATTTAAGCAGACTGTTGGCAGCTTGAACCGTCATCTGGTCTGCTTGCTCCATAATATATACTTTACGGTTACCATCCCCGGTACGATAAGCAAACTCCCGCTGCAATGCACGGATTTGTTCGATTTTGATCGAGGCACCATCCGGGCGAATCACATGCACATCCGGATGATTCTGATGATCAACCTTCCGGCATTCCAGACATTGATCACAGCAATCGTCTTCTCGCTCCGCACAAAACAATGACTTGGCAAGTGTCAGCGCCATTTGCCGCCGGCCCGAGCCCTTCGGACCAGCGAATAGATACGCATGAGAGACCGTATTATTCCGCAGCTCATTTTGCAGTATCTGCTTGGCGCGCACTTGGCCGATAATATCTTGAAAAGACATAGTAGCCTCACTTTCACATCCATTATTGCTTCTAGAGGTTGTTCAAAAAGTCATCATTTGATCACGAAGTCATTCAAGAAGCATAGTCGACATCGAATCTTGCGTTCACCTTTGAAGTCCGGTACTCATTTAGGTTTCGCCTAAACTCCGTTTCTCCTTCTTCAGGTTCTCGCAACCTTCTCGGTGCTGAAATGTCGACTTTTTGAACTCATATTTCTAGAAGCAATAATTAATTAACAACCCACGAACCTCGCCAATCTTATTCAATAATTCGATTTTCCCTTCTTCGCTGTTCAACAGCTCTTCCGCCATTGCAATCAACGTCGAATCGATTTCTTCTAATAATTTGTAGCGTTTACCACGACCTCTTCGATCCCAGCCACGCGCGTCTTTAATGCCAAGTCCTCGGCGAACGGTATCCTCCAAGAACCGCTTCACCATCGTTCGATAGAGATATAATTCTCTTACCGTCATTGATTTCGCAAGGCGATCTCCTTGCTGGTGAATTTGTTGGAGGCGTTGATTGAGCTCCTCCTTCGAGGCATGCTGGTCTTGTTGGTACATGAAATCAGCGAAATTTTTCTGGCCAATCTGTTTCGAAGCATTGTCTGTCAGCTTGAGCTCCTGACCCAGCGGCCGAAAACCCGGATTAATCTTCATTCTATAACCCAACTCTCTATGGTCAACTTCGATTGATTAGAAATGTTCAAACCGGTCGACTGGCATCACGAATACGGTTGCTCCGCCTACCTGAACCTCAACCGGAAGCGGTAAATATGATTCCGTCGTACCGCTCATCGGCGATACCGGTGTAACCAGTTGATCGCGAATCTTACAATTCGTACGAATGACAGCTAACACGTCTTCCACTTGTTCGTCTTCAACACCAATCATAAACGTGGTGTTCCCTGCACGTAGAAATCCGCCGGTACTTGCAAGTTTAGTAGCACGGAAATTATGTTTGACTAACGCATTCGATAGACGGTTGCTGTCTTTATCCTGCACGATGGCAATGACAAGTTTCATAATAACGCCTCCTTAACATTTGAATAAATACCCTCTCTACTAATTTGACGCGGAGGGTGGAAAATCCTCTTGTGATGCGGTCAGGATCTGTAGGATCTGCCTTGCGACTTCCGGTAATGACAGGCTTGCATCCACCTTGTGAATCCGTTCCGGAAATTGTGCCGCTACTATATTATAGCCTTCTCGCACCTTTAGGTGAAAACTTAATTGTTCCAGATCGAGCCGATTCACTTCACGCTGTGCATTGGCCTCAATACGGGCAAGCCCAACCTCTGGCTCAATATCCAAATAGAGCGTCAAATCTGGCATGACATCTCCAATCGCAAACTGGTTAATGGACCAGACTTCATCCATTCCCAAACCTCGGGCATGTCCCTGATAGGCCAGACTGCTATCGATGAAACGATCGCAGATAACGATCTTCCCTTGCTGCAGCGCAGGGATGACCTTCTCCACAAGATGCTGGCGGCGGGCTGCCGCGTAGAGGAGCGCTTCGGTTCGGCCGTCCATCGCCGTGTGCGAAGGATCCAAGATTAGCGACCGGATCTTCTCCGAGATCTCAATGCCGCCGGGTTCACGCGTTAGCATGACCGGAATCCCTTGTTCTTGATAATATTGCTCAATATATTGGATCGCAGACGTCTTCCCAGACCCCTCTCCACCTTCCAAGGTGATAAAGCGTCCTGCATAAGGATGTCCTTTCTGTTGTGGTCGAGATGGATGCGTTTGTTCTGATTGCATATCTAAGCCTCTCTTCATCTATTTCTTTACTACACGAAGTGTCTTCAGCGTCGTATCGTGAACCCCTTGGCATTTTGCGCCTTGCTGAGACAATTGCTCTAAGAAGAGCATCATTTCCTCGGTAATCCATTCTCCCGGATAGAGTAGCGGAATACCAGGCGGGTAAGGAATCACCATTTCAGCAACCTCACGATGAATAGCTTGTTCTAACGATACTGTCTCCCATGCATCAGCCGCTAGAGGCTGGAGCCGGAATGGGACTGGATCGGAGATGAGCGTGGAAGTATGATGCAGGAAATTCGTATGATCTTTCTTTTCAATCGATATGTGGCTGTTGCCAACTTCCCCATAACATGAATGAATTTGTTCCAAAGCGTGGAATAACGCCTTCGCATCCTCCATCGTGGATCCTAAAGTAAATACAAATACGACATGTACGACATCCGACATTTCTGGCACGCAGCCCAGTTCTTCAAGCTTTTCTTGCAGCTCATAGCCGCTATATCGTCCCGTACGGTCACGGACCGTCAGTTTAAACGGGTCGAGAGAACTGTATGCTCCCTCTCCCTCTACGCCTTGTGCAGGCTGTGGGAGCAAGGAATAGCAGGGCAGCTGCTCCATACTGCTGCGGAACCACGAGACTGCTTCCAGCCCCCGTGTGAATGCATCTGCGCCGCGGGTGTGAAGCCAACGACGGCATACATCCAAGGATGCCATAAGCGGATACGATGGACTTGAACTCTGCAGCATGGCAAGACGCTGCTTCAGCAGCCCACCGTTCAGGCGATCGCCTTGTACATGGAGCATCGCGCTCATCGTAAGCGATGATAACATCTTGTGCGTCGATTGCACGACACCGTCTGCTCCGCATTGGAGTGCGGACGCAGGTAGATCGGGATGAAGCCCATAATGCGCGCCATGGGCTTCATCAATGAGCAGCTGCTTGCCATGCGCGTGCACGGCTTCCGCTATGGCCTGCAAATCCACACCCATGCCGTAATAGTTCGGGCTGCACAGCAGCACCCCTTTTGCGGCCGGGTGACGTTCAAGCGCCTCCGTGATCGCATCCACGGTCGGCGCCGTGGGCAGCCCGCTTGGCGCGTCCAGTTGCGGTGTAACGAACACCGCGTGCGCGCCCGCCAGCATCAAGCCGTGCAATATGGATTTATGCACGTTGCGCTGGACGATCAGCACGTCGCCCGGCTCCGTGCAGCAGGTGAGAATCAGAGCTAGGTTGCCCACCGTACTCCCATTCACCAGAAAATAGGTCTCTTCCGCCCCAAAGCAATCCGCAGCAAGTTCCTGCGCATCCCGGATCACACCTGTCGGTTGATGAAGGTCATCCGTCCCCGTAATTTCTGTTACGTCTATCGCCATAAGCTGGCGCAAAACTTCCTGCTCGTGGGCGAATGATCTGATCTTCTGCCCGTTCTGACCTTGTTCTTCGTAGACTCGTCCATTCTTATGTCCAGGGACATGGAAGCTACGATTTTTACGTTCTCGATATTCTAGCAGCGCCTCGTACAGCGGTGCGCGTTCATGATTCAATGATGGCATGATAACGTAATCCCTTCAACACATTCTCCCCTTTATTTTACCGTAAAATCCGTATTAGACATATAGACCTGCCCACATATATCGATAGAATTCCAAACAAAAAAGCCCTCGCCATAACGAAAGCCCCACAGATAAGACGCATCTTGCAATTAAGCATGATTGGAAATAAATATTCTTTTTAACTGATGAATGAAAAACGGATACTTCTCATCCTGCACATCCGTATGCACCATTTCGGCTTCACAATCCAGACAAATGAATTCAGATATAATGACGATGCCTTCTTCCTTCTTCTCGCCGCAGATGATGCAGGTGCTGTCATGAACATGTTCCATCGACAATCCCACCTTAACCTGTTTTGCTATTAGTATGGCACTTTATCTAGTATTTTAAACCGATTTCATAGGTTGTTTTCAAATGTTTTTATATTTTTATGCAACAAAACCGAATTAGGTGTCTGTACGTTTTGTAGGATGAGCAAATCTTTTGGGCTTGTCTACCGATATATAACATAGAAGGTCCAAATTGAGGGTAGAAGAATTCATATTATTCGGCACAAAGGAGGAACACTACAACATGCCATCGGCTCCCCCAAGTACACAGGCAACATTTTATCAATACACACTTCTTCAGAAGGTCGTCTATAATCAACTGCTTATTAAGTTCTATCTTGCTATCGTTCCCATCGTCCTATTGCTTGAGACGCTGCTCTCCGGACCCCTTGGGTTACTATACAGTGCAATTGCATTATTTTTTGTTCTCTGGATCCACTTTGTCGTGATCCGTTCGATCCTTCTCCTCGCGGGAGAACCGATTCGTAAAAAATGGCGATTCCGACGTGTACTCCCATGGATAGGCTTTCTACCAGACCAATATATCGGCTATCATATCTTTATCCGTGTGCACCGCCATCTTGCATGGCTTGGCCTATGCGTCTGCCTGATCCTATATCCATGGTTTCCAATCTCGTTCGTTACCAGTGCGCTGATCTGGCATCTTTGGCTCATCATGCCAAGGCAATTCCTCTTCACACACTTCAGAAAACAACCGAAACACGGTCTATTCAAGTTAACGGATACAGAAATGCTCTATTACAAAGCGTAATAGAGCTTTTTTATTTGTTTGACCGGCGGCATGTTGGCCTTGATTCGGCTAACGAACCCAGAACACCTTATTTCCTCAAAATTTGTGTATATGGTTTTCTAACGAATCCTCAGGTCGCTATTTCCGTATAACACGTTACTTTTCGCCTGATTTCGGCCAAATAACGCTATTCAGATTCGTTAGATTCAAAAAATTCAGATTTTCGAGCCAATAAGGATATGACGGTTCGTTAGCCGAATGCGAGTAACGATGGACGGTCGTTCACTCCCGCAGATCAGTCCCATCAACATAAACAACAAAAAAAGACCACCTTCGAGAAATGAATCTCAAAAGTGGTCTTTCGCTGCTTGGCATCGTCCTACTCTCCCAGGACCCTGCGGTCCAAGTACCATCGGCGCTAGAGGGCTTAACGGTCGTGTTCGGGATGGGTACGCGTGGAACCCCTCCGCCATCGACACCAAACGGAATATCTTCAGAGTTTGATCTCTGAAAACTAGATACGAGATAATTTGCGTTTTATGTTTAGGATAAGCCCTCGACCGATTAGTATTGGTCAGCTCCACACATTGCTGTGCTTCCACCTCCAACCTATCAACCTCGTCGTCTTCAAGGGGTCTTACTAA
Proteins encoded:
- a CDS encoding sigma factor G inhibitor Gin, with protein sequence MEHVHDSTCIICGEKKEEGIVIISEFICLDCEAEMVHTDVQDEKYPFFIHQLKRIFISNHA
- a CDS encoding cyclic-di-AMP receptor, encoding MKLVIAIVQDKDSNRLSNALVKHNFRATKLASTGGFLRAGNTTFMIGVEDEQVEDVLAVIRTNCKIRDQLVTPVSPMSGTTESYLPLPVEVQVGGATVFVMPVDRFEHF
- a CDS encoding YaaR family protein, whose product is MKINPGFRPLGQELKLTDNASKQIGQKNFADFMYQQDQHASKEELNQRLQQIHQQGDRLAKSMTVRELYLYRTMVKRFLEDTVRRGLGIKDARGWDRRGRGKRYKLLEEIDSTLIAMAEELLNSEEGKIELLNKIGEVRGLLINYCF
- the tmk gene encoding dTMP kinase, which gives rise to MQSEQTHPSRPQQKGHPYAGRFITLEGGEGSGKTSAIQYIEQYYQEQGIPVMLTREPGGIEISEKIRSLILDPSHTAMDGRTEALLYAAARRQHLVEKVIPALQQGKIVICDRFIDSSLAYQGHARGLGMDEVWSINQFAIGDVMPDLTLYLDIEPEVGLARIEANAQREVNRLDLEQLSFHLKVREGYNIVAAQFPERIHKVDASLSLPEVARQILQILTASQEDFPPSASN
- the holB gene encoding DNA polymerase III subunit delta': MSFQDIIGQVRAKQILQNELRNNTVSHAYLFAGPKGSGRRQMALTLAKSLFCAEREDDCCDQCLECRKVDHQNHPDVHVIRPDGASIKIEQIRALQREFAYRTGDGNRKVYIMEQADQMTVQAANSLLKFLEEPLSPVVAILLTENGQAMLPTIQSRAEWIPFTPMDPETMMQILVQEGYPQTTARCVVHLASGLDACREIIQQNWFAEIRNLMLQLGKDCLNQMNTAMVTAHQQLFKTPLAEHLDTLMQLFLLWFKDMIHYQVNRTESIIFIDQLESISKYAFTRDAESWVRCMELATDMQKRLRANVNPQLAFEQFLVGVQGG
- a CDS encoding aminotransferase class I/II-fold pyridoxal phosphate-dependent enzyme, which codes for MPSLNHERAPLYEALLEYRERKNRSFHVPGHKNGRVYEEQGQNGQKIRSFAHEQEVLRQLMAIDVTEITGTDDLHQPTGVIRDAQELAADCFGAEETYFLVNGSTVGNLALILTCCTEPGDVLIVQRNVHKSILHGLMLAGAHAVFVTPQLDAPSGLPTAPTVDAITEALERHPAAKGVLLCSPNYYGMGVDLQAIAEAVHAHGKQLLIDEAHGAHYGLHPDLPASALQCGADGVVQSTHKMLSSLTMSAMLHVQGDRLNGGLLKQRLAMLQSSSPSYPLMASLDVCRRWLHTRGADAFTRGLEAVSWFRSSMEQLPCYSLLPQPAQGVEGEGAYSSLDPFKLTVRDRTGRYSGYELQEKLEELGCVPEMSDVVHVVFVFTLGSTMEDAKALFHALEQIHSCYGEVGNSHISIEKKDHTNFLHHTSTLISDPVPFRLQPLAADAWETVSLEQAIHREVAEMVIPYPPGIPLLYPGEWITEEMMLFLEQLSQQGAKCQGVHDTTLKTLRVVKK